In Vitis vinifera cultivar Pinot Noir 40024 chromosome 11, ASM3070453v1, a genomic segment contains:
- the LOC100241059 gene encoding glutaredoxin-C4 — MAVKMKCGITLTLFVLTASLCLPSSAAADHSSSDAAADFVKKTISSHKIAIFSKSYCPYCKRAKAVFKELNQVPYVVELDQREDGWNIQDALSGMVGRRTVPQVFINGKHIGGSDDTVEAYQSGDLAKLLGIAEEDSDDL; from the exons ATGGCGGTGAAGATGAAGTGCGGCATCACCCTTACGTTATTCGTCCTGACAGCCTCTCTCTGCCTGCCTTCTTCTGCCGCTGCTGACCACTCTTCTTCTGATGCTGCCGCTGATTTCGTCAAGAAAACCATTTCTTCTCACAAAATCGCTATCTTCTCCAAGTCCTATTGCCC GTATTGTAAAAGGGCAAAAGCTGTTTTCAAAGAGTTGAACCAGGTTCCATATGTTGTTGAGCTTGATCAAAGGG AGGATGGTTGGAATATTCAGGATGCCCTGAGTGGGATGGTGGGAAGGCGTACTGTACCACAGGTGTTCATAAATGGAAAACATATTGGAGGCTCAGATG ATACTGTTGAAGCTTATCAAAGTGGAGATTTGGCTAAGCTTCTGGGCATTGCTGAGGAGGATAGTGATGATCTCTGA
- the LOC100247924 gene encoding uncharacterized protein LOC100247924, whose translation MALDRIRHLASCDKSTRDEALRLLHTWLPSQSQVSEEDMKKVWKGLFYSLWHADKTPVQSDLIDRLASLLTTLNLPLSIHYFSVFLLTMRREWPGIDALRLDKFYLLIRKFMYNFFLVLKNNSWDLEISKRLIVVLELEDGRFSGNGVGYHVASVFLEELRPFLPVRREIVSVLFEPFVEVMGRSADKVLVGKVKSNVFDFLVRMGQRLLEVKRLGGDEGGDGDAVAFGTLAVGFGFSKKFYELGSAPDCLQGNRKVLFGLHEGFAKLEKDFASARIEISIPEDDNCDEDELPTLIPIAQPEAEVEGASEVVESVGNGSARKASKKSKKLKKVSGGSDKKNKMKKKKSPDLVSENSATVEYNENVTVPNDENSNCEPSSDQSLIDFNESVISNLQMQFEKVAAEVGLGNELMGLCDSPTRPVNGTVSKKRKRAKNNNEHDVSSQGDDESSALAKSKGKSAKKVKFSIKNNLVWKPQSPLPPQSLRLPPSVTPRGSALKKGIPPGPVREMPQTKKVKKRAKSLKKGRNGIKSISPAIKRLKKLQSLSI comes from the coding sequence ATGGCGCTTGACCGAATCAGGCACCTGGCCTCCTGCGACAAATCCACCAGAGACGAAGCCCTCCGCCTCCTGCATACATGGCTCCCTTCCCAATCCCAAGTCTCCGAAGAAGACATGAAGAAAGTCTGGAAAGGCCTCTTCTATTCCCTCTGGCACGCCGACAAAACGCCAGTTCAATCCGACCTCATCGACCGCCTCGCTTCTCTCCTCACCACTCTCAACTTGCCCCTTTCAATTCATTATTTTTCCGTCTTCCTCCTCACCATGCGCCGTGAGTGGCCCGGTATCGACGCTCTCAGGTTAGATAAGTTTTATCTCTTGATTCGGAAatttatgtacaatttttttcttgttttgaagaataattCGTGGGATTTGGAGATCTCGAAGAGATTAATTGTGGTATTGGAGTTGGAGGATGGGAGATTCAGTGGGAATGGTGTTGGGTATCATGTTGCTTCTGTTTTTCTTGAGGAGCTGAGGCCGTTTTTGCCGGTACGGAGAGAGATTGTGAGTGTTTTGTTTGAGCCTTTTGTTGAGGTTATGGGGAGGTCAGCGGATAAGGTGTTGGTGGGGAAGGTGAAGTCGaatgtgtttgattttttgGTGAGGATGGGTCAGAGATTGTTGGAGGTGAAGAGGTTGGGTGGGGATGAGGGTGGAGATGGGGATGCAGTGGCGTTTGGAACTTTAGCGGTGGgatttgggttttcaaagaaGTTCTATGAGTTGGGTTCTGCCCCTGATTGCCTTCAGGGGAATAGGAAAGTCCTTTTTGGTTTGCATGAGGGTTTTGCAAAGTTGGAGAAGGATTTTGCATCGGCACGTATTGAAATTTCTATTCCTGAGGATGATAATTGTGATGAAGATGAACTACCGACTTTGATCCCGATTGCCCAACCTGAGGCGGAAGTGGAAGGTGCTTCTGAAGTTGTTGAAAGTGTTGGTAATGGCTCTGCTCGGAAGGCCTCGAAGAAAAGCAAGAAGCTTAAGAAAGTGTCTGGTGGAAGTGATAAgaagaataaaatgaagaaaaaaaaaagtcctgaTCTTGTTTCAGAAAACAGTGCTACAGTTGAGTACAATGAAAATGTAACTGTCCCAAACGATGAGAACTCAAACTGTGAACCTTCAAGTGATCAGAGTTTGATAGACTTCAATGAATCTGTGATTTCAAACCTACAGATGCAGTTTGAGAAGGTTGCTGCTGAAGTTGGTCTGGGTAATGAGTTAATGGGTTTGTGTGATTCCCCTACAAGGCCGGTTAATGGTACTGTCTccaagaagagaaagagagctAAGAATAACAATGAACATGATGTAAGTAGCCAAGGAGATGATGAAAGCAGTGCTCTTGCAAAGAGTAAAGGGAAGAGTGCCAAGAAGGTAAagttttccataaaaaataacttgGTGTGGAAGCCCCAGAGTCCTTTACCTCCCCAAAGCTTGAGACTACCACCATCTGTGACCCCTAGAGGCAGTGCCCTCAAGAAAGGGATACCTCCTGGTCCTGTTAGAGAAATGCCTCAGACAAAAAAGGTCAAGAAGAGAGCCAAGTCTCTGAAGAAAGGCCGGAATGGAATTAAGAGCATTTCCCCAGCCATAAAGCGTTTGAAGAAGTTACAATCTCTTTCTATTTAA